A window from Argopecten irradians isolate NY chromosome 3, Ai_NY, whole genome shotgun sequence encodes these proteins:
- the LOC138318119 gene encoding QRFP-like peptide receptor — MNSTMEASTLTTEPNINLSINTTGVISRLPPLIYINNILANKLLPLTVILWIYLVVGVLGNSLVMFVYWARKKPVREDRYFIPVLALVDMASCVVSSSTGIYAQTYPLMFDNDVGCKMAAFLGILLGGFSANFLIAIAIERYLKICRPFGRQMTKFLKKLCIILMAIVSLAFAAPSLRVYRSEQVPTLLKGRFEIQTWKCIDKEHEAGQMVYKVLLSVLTLLRFLVLLLCYGNVIWVIFRQKRMRIRMGSVSSMHTTTSSSHDVEDSLEMINPNNTNQRSENNKTDRAQPKLKSPVVGNKGREQSPNDLQGSKRSTTSGSQRRRFKVDRQGVRLTVIFILITSIYIITYGLKAWLMIMQTLNHNFWSTVPSHQLVFYRFLHSFYIFNNIVNPIVYAVIDSRFRMDCKKRFTKCK; from the coding sequence ATGAACTCAACAATGGAAGCTTCGACGCTAACTACGGAACCAAACATCAATCTCTCCATCAATACTACGGGAGTTATATCACGGCTACCACCtttgatatatatcaataatattctCGCCAATAAACTTCTACCACTGACAGTGATCTTATGGATTTACCTGGTGGTTGGAGTATTGGGGAACAGTTTGGTGATGTTCGTGTACTGGGCCCGTAAGAAGCCTGTAAGAGAGGACAGATACTTCATCCCGGTGCTGGCGTTGGTCGACATGGCGTCGTGTGTTGTGTCGTCATCGACGGGGATTTACGCCCAGACTTACCCACTCATGTTCGATAATGACGTCGGATGTAAAATGGCGGCGTTTCTAGGTATTCTTCTGGGAGGATTTTCGGCTAATTTCCTAATTGCTATTGCAATAGAACGTTACCTCAAGATTTGCAGACCATTTGGCCGACAGATGACAAAGTTTCTGAAAAAGCTATGTATCATCCTAATGGCAATAGTTAGTTTAGCTTTTGCTGCACCATCGTTGCGAGTTTACCGATCTGAGCAGGTTCCAACGTTGCTTAAAGGCCGATTCGAAATCCAGACTTGGAAGTGCATTGACAAAGAACACGAAGCAGGACAAATGGTGTACAAGGTCTTACTTTCGGTGTTAACTTTGCTAAGATTTTTAGTTCTGTTGCTATGTTACGGTAACGTTATCTGGGTAATATTTCGACAGAAGCGGATGAGAATCAGAATGGGATCAGTTTCAAGTATGCACACCACTACATCGAGCAGTCACGATGTTGAGGATTCATTGGAAATGATTAATCCGAACAACACCAATCAACGGTCCGAAAACAACAAGACCGATAGAGCACAACCAAAGTTAAAAAGTCCTGTTGTGGGTAATAAGGGCCGAGAACAATCACCGAATGATTTGCAGGGATCCAAACGGAGTACGACTTCAGGATCGCAAAGGCGAAGGTTCAAAGTCGACCGACAAGGAGTGCGTCTGACTGTCATCTTCATTCTCATCACTAGTATCTACATTATCACCTATGGCCTCAAAGCATGGTTGATGATAATGCAGACACTGAACCACAATTTCTGGTCCACCGTACCATCACACCAGCTTGTGTTCTATCGGTTCTTACATTCCTTCTACATATTCAATAACATTGTAAATCCTATCGTGTATGCTGTGATAGACAGTAGGTTCAGGATGGACTGTAAGAAACggtttacaaaatgtaaatag
- the LOC138318120 gene encoding putative neuropeptide Y receptor 11 yields MNTTLEPFSNLFNTTTAAPPKLPPLPPLEFINNVVAKKLYPITFLLWIYLAVGVLGNSLVMFVYWARKKPVREDRFFIPVLALVDMASCVVSSSTGIYAQTYPLMFDNNIGCKMAAFWGIFLAGLSANFLVAIAVERYLKLCRPFGRQMTIFVKKLCILFMVLFSLVFAAPSIGVYRSEQVPMLLKGGFEIQTWKCIDVKSKEHEEGHIVYKVLLFLITILRFLVLLLSYGRIIWIIFRQKKLRMRMGSVSSISTSISYSHDVEERSEMKNINTKAITSENGKESELQRKSQTPLMTNKPRKQSLCEGTKRKQSVVSASGSQGRRASIVDRQGIRLTVIFILITLIYIITYGPKVGMMIMQTLKRNFWSSIPPTQIVLYRFLHSFYIFNNIVNPIVYGLMDKRFRMDCMKRFTKCK; encoded by the coding sequence ATGAACACTACATTGGAACCGTTCAGCAACCTATTTAACACAACAACGGCAGCACCACCGAAATTACCTCCGTTACCACCACTAGAATTTATAAACAATGTGGTGGCAAAGAAACTTTACCCGATTACATTTCTCCTATGGATTTACCTGGCGGTTGGAGTGCTGGGGAACAGTTTGGTGATGTTCGTGTACTGGGCCCGTAAGAAGCCTGTAAGAGAGGACAGATTCTTCATCCCGGTCCTGGCGTTGGTCGACATGGCGTCGTGTGTTGTGTCGTCATCGACGGGGATTTACGCCCAGACGTACCCACTCATGTTTGATAATAATATCGGATGTAAAATGGCGGCGTTTTGGGGTATATTTTTGGCAGGATTATCGGCAAACTTCCTCGTTGCCATCGCAGTGGAACGATACCTCAAGCTTTGCAGACCGTTTGGCCGACAGATGACAATATTCGTGAAGAAACTCTGTATTCTCTTCATGGTGCTTTTCAGTTTAGTATTTGCTGCTCCGTCTATAGGAGTTTACCGATCTGAGCAGGTTCCAATGTTGCTGAAGGGCGGATTTGAAATACAAACTTGGAAGTGCATTGATGTGAAGAGCAAAGAACATGAAGAAGGTCACATAGTGTACAAGGTTTTACTTTTCCTTATAACTATACTTCGCTTCCTAGTTCTCTTGCTGAGTTACGGTCGAATTATCTGGATTATATTTCGACAGAAAAAGCTGAGAATGAGAATGGGATCAGTTTCAAGCATTAGCACTAGTATATCGTATAGCCATGACGTTGAAGAACGCTCAGAAATGAAGAACATCAACACTAAAGCTATCACGTCTGAGAATGGCAAAGAAAGCGAACTGCAACGAAAATCTCAGACCCCTCTGATGACAAATAAGCCTCGCAAGCAATCTCTATGTGAGGGGACTAAACGCAAACAAAGTGTGGTTTCTGCATCAGGATCCCAAGGGAGAAGGGCCAGTATTGTCGACCGACAAGGTATCCGTCTCACAGTCATTTTTATTCTCATCAcccttatatacattataacctaTGGCCCCAAAGTAGGGATGATGATAATGCAGACATTGAAGAGGAATTTCTGGTCCAGTATACCGCCGACGCAGATCGTGTTATACCGGTTTTTacattcattttacattttcaataacaTTGTAAACCCCATTGTATATGGCCTGATGGACAAACGTTTCAGAATGGACTGTATGAAAcgttttacaaaatgtaaatag